In Mercurialis annua linkage group LG6, ddMerAnnu1.2, whole genome shotgun sequence, the following are encoded in one genomic region:
- the LOC126686855 gene encoding exportin-2 has product MDLNPDFLSQCFLHTLSPQPEPRRAAEAQLSEFAERPNYALAVLRLVAVPTVDEQIRVAAAVNFKNHLRSRWVPSAESALTPIPDAEKDQIKTLIVTLMLSSAPRIQSQLSESLSLIGKHDFPKAWPALLPELVSNLEAASGNNDYNSVNGILGTANSIFKKFRYQYKTNDLLLDLKYCLDNFCAPLLNIFLRTSVLIDSAISSGSYSPATLKPLFESQRLCCRIFYSLNFQELPEFFEDNMEKWMTEFKKYLTTPYPGLESSADGQLVVDDLRAAVCENISLYMEKNEEEFKEYVEGFALAIWTLLGNVSQSSGRDRLAVTAIKFLTTVSTSVQHTLFASDGVIPQICQGIVIPNVRLRDEDEELFEMNYIEFIRRDMEGSDLDTRRRIACELLKGIAMNYRVQVMELLAVQIQNLLSSYAANPAVNWKDKDCAIYLVVSLATKKAGGASVSTDLVDVQNFFSHVILPELQSQDVNGFPMLKAGAIKFLTVFRSLIPKPLSLQLLAELVRYLGAESNVVHSYAAGCIEKLLLVRDEGGRPRYTSADIAPFILMLMNNLFNALKFPESDENQYIMKCIMRVLGVAEISTDIAAPCIAGLTSKLNEVCANPKNPIFNHYLFESIAVLIRRACERDVSLIPAFETSLFPSLQLILANDVTEFLPYAFQLLAQLIELSRPPLSPSYMQIFALLLSPESWRRNSNVPALVRLLQAFLQKAPHELNQENRLDQVLGIFERLVLSPSTAEQGFYVVNTVIENLDYNALDRYMPKILSTLFKLVQDKRKVKIIKSLLIFMSLFLVKHGSVRLVESVNKVQQNLIMVILEQLWIPNLKLITGSIEVKLAAVASTKLICEAPALLDASAVRHWGKMLDSIVTLLSQPEEDRVEEEPEMPDIAQNVGYTATFVNLYNAGKKEEDPIKDIKDPKQFLVASLAQLFSLSPERYRQIIFENLDPANQTALQQLGSSYNCHIV; this is encoded by the coding sequence ATGGATTTGAACCCGGATTTCCTCTCCCAATGTTTTCTCCACACACTCTCTCCTCAGCCTGAGCCCCGCCGTGCCGCCGAAGCTCAACTCTCCGAATTCGCCGAGCGTCCTAATTACGCCCTCGCTGTTCTCCGCTTAGTCGCAGTTCCCACCGTCGACGAACAAATCCGTGTGGCTGCCGCCGTCAACTTTAAAAATCATCTCCGATCACGCTGGGTCCCATCTGCTGAGTCTGCGCTCACTCCGATTCCTGATGCCGAGAAAGACcaaatcaaaaccctaattgTCACTCTCATGCTGTCCTCCGCCCCTCGCATCCAATCACAGCTCAGTGAATCGCTCTCTTTAATCGGCAAACATGATTTCCCTAAAGCATGGCCGGCTTTGCTACCTGAGCTGGTATCCAACCTTGAAGCTGCTTCCGGTAATAATGATTATAACTCCGTTAACGGAATTCTCGGTACTGCTAActctatatttaaaaaattccgTTATCAATACAAAACTAATGATCTTTTGCTTGATTTAAAGTATTGTCTTGATAATTTCTGTGCTCCATTGTTGAACATTTTCCTTAGAACTTCAGTCTTGATTGACTCTGCAATTAGTTCAGGAAGTTATTCTCCTGCAACTTTAAAACCGTTGTTTGAGTCGCAGAGATTATGTTGTCGGATATTTTATTCGCTGAATTTTCAAGAGTTGCCTGAGTTTTTTGAGGATAATATGGAGAAGTGGATGACtgagtttaaaaaatatttaaccacACCCTATCCGGGTCTTGAGAGCAGTGCGGATGGTCAGTTGGTTGTGGATGATCTTAGGGCAGCTGTTTGTGAGAATATTAGTCTTTACATGGAGAAGAATGAGGAGGAGTTTAAGGAATATGTGGAGGGTTTTGCACTTGCTATTTGGACTTTGTTAGGGAATGTTTCACAGTCTTCTGGACGTGATAGGTTAGCTGTTACGGCAATCAAGTTTTTGACTACAGTGAGTACTAGCGTGCAGCATACTTTGTTTGCAAGTGATGGAGTTATCCCACAGATTTGTCAAGGAATTGTGATTCCTAATGTGCGATTGAGGGATGAGGATGAGGAGCTTTTTGAGATGAACTACATTGAGTTTATTAGAAGGGATATGGAAGGGAGTGATCTTGATACTCGGAGGAGGATTGCTTGTGAGTTGCTTAAAGGGATTGCAATGAATTATAGGGTGCAAGTAATGGAATTGCTTGCTGTTCAGATACAGAATTTATTGAGCTCATACGCTGCAAATCCTGCCGTTAATTGGAAAGATAAGGATTGTGCTATTTATTTGGTTGTTTCACTAGCAACAAAGAAGGCTGGCGGTGCTTCGGTTTCAACTGATCTTGTTGATGTTCAGAACTTCTTTTCACATGTGATATTGCCTGAGTTACAAAGTCAGGATGTTAATGGATTCCCTATGCTTAAGGCTGGTGCTATCAAGTTCCTTACTGTATTTAGGAGTCTAATACCAAAGCCTCTTTCACTGCAATTATTGGCGGAGTTAGTTCGCTACCTAGGTGCAGAGTCCAATGTGGTGCATTCTTATGCTGCGGGTTGTATAGAGAAACTTTTGCTGGTTAGGGATGAGGGTGGACGGCCGCGGTATACTTCAGCGGACATAGCTCCATTTATTCTAATGCTGATGAATAACCTATTTAATGCTTTGAAGTTTCCAGAGTCCGATGAAAATCAATACATAATGAAGTGTATAATGCGGGTTCTAGGAGTGGCAGAAATATCAACTGATATTGCTGCGCCTTGCATTGCTGGACTGACTTCAAAACTCAATGAAGTTTGTGCAAACCCAAAAAATCCTATTTTCAACCATTATCTCTTTGAGTCGATAGCTGTTCTTATTAGGCGAGCATGTGAAAGGGATGTCTCTCTCATACCTGCTTTTGAAACAAGCCTATTCCCCAGTCTTCAGTTAATTTTGGCAAATGATGTGACCGAGTTCTTGCCCTATGCATTCCAGCTTTTGGCTCAACTAATTGAGCTGAGTAGACCTCCACTCTCGCCCAGTTACATGCAAATCTTTGCCCTTCTCTTGTCTCCTGAATCATGGAGGAGAAATTCAAATGTACCAGCCCTTGTGCGTCTGCTTCAAGCTTTCCTTCAGAAAGCACCACATGAGCTCAACCAAGAGAATAGACTGGACCAGGTGCttggaatatttgaaaggcTTGTGTTATCCCCGAGTACTGCTGAGCAAGGTTTTTATGTGGTTAACACTGTGATTGAGAATCTCGACTACAATGCCTTGGATCGGTACATGCCTAAGATCTTGAGTACTCTATTTAAATTAGTACAAGATAAGAggaaagtaaaaattattaaatctcTTTTGATTTTCATGTCACTCTTTTTGGTCAAACATGGTTCCGTAAGGCTGGTAGAGTCGGTGAATAAAGTTCAACAGaacttaattatggttattttgGAGCAGTTGTGGATTCCAAATCTTAAGCTAATCACTGGATCCATTGAGGTTAAATTAGCTGCAGTGGCATCTACCAAACTTATCTGTGAAGCTCCTGCCCTTCTGGATGCTTCAGCTGTTAGACATTGGGGGAAAATGTTGGATAGCATTGTTACCCTTCTTTCGCAGCCGGAAGAGGATAGAGTTGAAGAAGAACCAGAAATGCCAGATATTGCACAAAATGTGGGCTATACTGCTACTTTTGTTAATCTGTACAATGCTGGTAAAAAGGAGGAGGATCCCATTAAGGATATAAAGGACCCAAAACAGTTCCTTGTTGCTTCGTTGGCGCAGCTCTTTTCCTTATCCCCTGAGAGGTATCGCCAGATCATTTTTGAAAATCTTGACCCAGCAAATCAAACAGCACTGCAGCAGCTCGGCAGTAGTTACAATTGCCATATTGTTTGA